A genomic window from Nitrospinota bacterium includes:
- a CDS encoding DNA alkylation repair protein, with product MEKLTARKASAALKAHASAEKAVLLSGFFKTGKGEYGEGDRFLGVMVPEIRKAARHYHILALDELGKLLASPYNEERLMALIILGARYKKGDGGEKEAIFRLYIKNLSNVNNWNLVDLSAPYISGPHLADGGRELLYKLAHSKNLWERRVAIISTSHFIRNGEFDDTLKITDILINDKHDLIHKACGWMLREVGKRDEAALDRFLKERSKTMPRTMLRYAIERMEEGKRKKYLAR from the coding sequence ATGGAAAAACTGACCGCCAGGAAAGCGTCCGCCGCCCTCAAAGCCCACGCATCGGCGGAGAAAGCTGTGTTGCTGTCCGGATTTTTCAAGACCGGAAAAGGGGAGTATGGCGAGGGGGACAGATTCCTGGGGGTGATGGTCCCCGAAATCCGGAAGGCCGCCAGGCATTACCACATCTTGGCGCTCGATGAACTGGGCAAACTGCTGGCCTCGCCATACAACGAGGAGCGGCTTATGGCGCTGATCATATTGGGGGCGCGCTATAAAAAAGGGGACGGCGGCGAGAAGGAGGCCATATTCCGGCTTTATATAAAAAACCTTTCAAACGTGAACAACTGGAACCTGGTGGACCTTTCCGCCCCATACATTTCAGGGCCGCATCTTGCGGACGGAGGGCGGGAGCTATTATACAAACTTGCCCATTCGAAAAACCTTTGGGAACGCCGGGTGGCGATAATCAGCACTTCCCATTTCATCCGCAACGGCGAGTTTGACGACACGCTGAAGATTACGGACATTTTGATCAATGACAAACACGATCTCATCCACAAAGCCTGTGGCTGGATGCTCCGGGAAGTGGGGAAGCGGGACGAAGCGGCGCTGGACCGGTTTTTAAAAGAGCGGAGCAAGACCATGCCCCGCACCATGCTGCGCTATGCCATAGAGCGGATGGAGGAGGGGAAGAGGAAGAAATACCTGGCGAGGTGA
- a CDS encoding thermonuclease family protein, whose product MIYRFAISLSLCATLAFQTPAYAEEKKEENLIIGTVTRIYDGDTIGVTGDNGKFIRVQLAYIDAPDFEKGMKAPQPAYRESMETLARMIMNKEVIVESFGPDKSGKVDGMVFLDAVEVNVEMVLKGMAEIYFPMRSNPSAYKKEYMDKLFEAEKTAKENKTGIWSDPNYVSPYTLRHKNPQPAAE is encoded by the coding sequence ATGATCTACCGGTTTGCCATTTCGCTCAGTCTTTGCGCCACGCTGGCCTTCCAGACGCCAGCCTATGCCGAAGAGAAAAAAGAGGAAAACCTGATAATAGGCACAGTCACCAGGATTTACGACGGGGACACCATCGGCGTCACCGGCGACAACGGGAAATTCATACGGGTCCAGCTGGCCTATATCGACGCGCCGGACTTTGAAAAAGGGATGAAGGCCCCCCAGCCTGCCTACAGGGAATCAATGGAGACCCTCGCCAGGATGATAATGAACAAGGAAGTTATCGTGGAATCATTCGGGCCCGATAAAAGCGGCAAAGTGGACGGTATGGTGTTCCTCGACGCGGTGGAGGTGAACGTCGAAATGGTGCTCAAGGGAATGGCTGAGATATATTTCCCGATGCGCTCCAACCCCTCCGCCTACAAAAAAGAATACATGGACAAGCTTTTCGAGGCGGAAAAAACCGCGAAGGAAAACAAGACCGGGATTTGGAGCGATCCAAACTACGTCTCCCCTTACACTCTGCGGCACAAAAACCCCCAGCCCGCCGCCGAATGA